The genomic DNA CTCATTTTACTGCTATGTGTATAAAAGCAAGAGCCGGGAATATATCATCGTGGGCACTTCTTCCAAGACCAGCTCCGAGATCAGAATACTCAAAGCAGAAAATCCCTGGGGCGAGTTGCAGCTTGTGGAACCCAGGCGTCCTGATATTGAATATTATCTTACTCACCACGAAGATGAATTCTTCATCAGTACTAATGAAGATGCTAAGAATTTTAAACTGATGCGGGTAAATGAAAATACCCCTCAGCGTAAATACTGGCAGGAATTTATTCCTCATCGTGATAATGTAACCTTCAATATTTCCATCTTCAGAACTCATCTAATTTTATTCGAAACTGAGAATTATCAGAACAGGATCAGGGTGATCGGCTTAGATAATGATGAAGATTATCTGATCATGCCACCTGATGAAACTGCTATTCTGTATTCAGGATTTATGCCTGAATATAACAGTACCAGTTTCAGGTACCTGGTGGAATCTATGCAGTCGCCCTGGCGGAGCTATGAATATGATCTGATAACCAGAGATCAGATCCTGCTCAAAAAACAGCAGGTTAATGGCTATCAGGACGGAATTTACGTATCTGAAAGGCTATATGCAACTGCTGCCGATGGTGAGCAGATTCCCATCTCAATTGTCTATAATAAGGATACTTTCAGCCGGGATTGTAAACACCCCATGTTCCTGACAGCTTATGGAGCTTATGGTGATAATAGTAATCCTTATTTTTCAACTACAAAACTCAGTCTTTTGGATAGAGGTTATAGCTGGGCAATTGCCCACGTGCGTGGTGGGGGAGAAATGGGCAGACGCTGGTATGAAGCCGGCAGAATGGAGCACAAAAAGAATTCATTTACTGATTTCATTGCCTGCACAGAGTATCTGATAGCAGAAAATTACACTTCCTCAGAGCAACTGGCGATTGAAGGTGCCAGTGCCGGGGGTTTGCTGATAGGAGCCGTGATGAATATGCGTCCTGATCTATATGAAGTAGTGATCGGTGATGTCCCCTTTGTGGATATGATGAATACCATGCTTGATCCCACGCTTTCGGCAACTGTCTCTGAATATGAAGAATGGGGCAATCCCAATATCAGATCTGAGTTTGAATATATGCTGTCATACTGCCCTTATTATAATGTCAAAGCACAGGACTATCCCAATATCCTCCTGCTGGGTGGATTTTATGACCCGCGGGTTAATTACTGGGAGCCAGCCAAATTATGTGCCAAATTACGCAGAATGAAGACTGATGACAACCTGCTGCTGCTCAAGATCAATGATGCCGGGCATGGCGGTTCTTCCGGCAGGTATGATTATCTCAAAGAGATTGCCTTCGAATTTGCCTTTATCATTGACAGGTTGAGCGCTAATTGAAATAAGCCGGATTATAAAAAATTAGCAGGAGTGTGAATGTGCAGCATCCGGTAGTTGCCTATATTGATGATTTTGAACTTATTAGTGTCACCATCTCGCAGACAGATGAAAAGATGACATTTGATCCTGAAAGTTTTCTCCTTCAAAATGAAAATAATCAGAAAATAAATATAATTTTAGCAGATATTGAACCCCGGGAACTTCATGTTACAGGTGAATTCTATAACTGGAAAATCCTTCCTGAAGGCAGGATGCATTGGGATTCTAAGTCACATTACTACTATTGTGAACTCCCTCTTGATCTGGTTAAAGATAAAGCTTTCAAATTCATCGAAAATAGATTTATCTGGTACCCTCATGGTGAGAATCTTCGCATTAATGATAATTCTGGCAGTTTCTATCAAAAGGGATGTATGACCTGTGGAGACAAAGTACGCTTTATCCTTAAGAATAACATGTTCGGTTTTCAAAGTTTCAAGGTATTTTTGAAAACTGAACAGCAACTTATGCCAGACCAGACTTATTATCTCAGCTATCAGGGAAAGAACAGAATTAAGCTCCTCAACCGGGATATATTCAATCAGCCGGGTTTTTATTACAATAAAACTGATCTTGGTTTTAACTGGACTTCCCAGCGAACAATATTTAAGATCTGGAGTCCCGTTGCTGACGAAATGAAAGTATTGCTATTTAAAGATGCCAACCAGCAGAAGCCATTTCAGATTGAGTCCATGCAGCGAGCTCAAAAGGGAGTCTGGCAGGCAGAACTCCAGGGAGATTTCCAGAATTGCTATTATCTTTATGAGATCAGGATTGATTCTAATACTTATCGCCAGATAGATCCTTACAGCCGCGCCCTCTCTATAAACAGCACGCATTCAATGATATTTAATACTCAGAATACATATCCCAAGGGATGGGATGAACAAGATAATTTCACCCTTAATAGTCCCGTGGATGCCATCATCTATGAATTACACGTCAGGGATTTCTCCATTTCTCCTGCTTGGCAAGGACCCGAAAATACCCGTGGTAAATTCCTCGGACTTACCTGGTCTGGTACAATTGACAAACCCGATAAAACAATTACCATTGGACTTGATCATCTTAATGAATTAGGAGTTAACGTTATTCAATTGCTGCCTGTTTTTGATTTTGATACTGTAGATGAAACTGGTAACGACCCGCAAAAATTACGTAACTGGGGTTATGATCCAAATTCATATAATGTTCCCGAAGGCAGCTATGCTATAGAACCTGATACCATCCAGAGACTGGTGGAATTTCGCCAGATGATCATGGCCCTGCATAATAATGGCTTCAAAGTTGTGATGGATGTGGTTTATAATCACACGGCAAATGTAGGTGCACCATTTTCCGTCTTTGATACCTTTATGCCGGAATATTTTTATCGCATGGATAATGCCGGGCATTACACAAATGGTTCTGGCTGCGGGAATGAAATTGCTTCAGAAAAACCAATGGTGCGAAAATATATCATTGATTCCCTGCGCTACTGGCTCACAGAATTCAAGATTGATGGCTTCCGCTTTGACCTCATGGGACTCATGGACTTGCCCACTATGAAACAGATTGTTAAAGAACTAAAAAAGCTCAAACCTGATGTACTGCTTTACGGTGAACCCTGGGCTGGAGGTGCTTCTCCGCTGGAAAATCCCGCTATCAAGGGTACCCAGAAAAATCAGGGTTTTGCCGTGTTCAATGATCATTTCCGGGATAGTGTCCGCGGGGATACAGACGGCACAGCAAGGGGTTGGGTGATGGGAGAATTTCAGCTTAAACCTCAGATGATAAATGCCATTATGGGAAGTATTGATGATATTACTGCTTCTCCCACTGAAACAATAAACTACGTCTCTGCGCATGATAATTACACCTGGTTTGATAAAATAATCAGAACCCTGCCAGATCTTAGCATCAATGACCAGATCAAAACTGCCAGATTAGGACTTGCTGTCACTCTCACCAGTCAGGGGATTCCTTTCCTGCATGCCGGCTCAGAATTTCTGCGTACAAAAAGAGTTCCTGGTGCCAGTGAAGATGACATCAGAAATTCCTATAAAGCCAATGATGAGGTTAATCAGATCGACTGGGAGTGCAAAATTACTTACTATGATTTTTATGATTATATAAAATCCCTGATCGCACTCAGAAAAAAATATTCTGCCCTCAGATTGCGGACAGCTTTCCAGATCAAAAAAAGAATTTCAATTGTAAAAAAAGGTGTCCCCAAAAATCTCATCGCTATCTATATAAGTGGACTCAACAAAGATACCGACCTCATGATCATCCACAACCCCACTCTCAAATCAGTTGATTTAAAACTCCCCGAAGGCATCTGGCGCATAATATTTGATGATAATTACAAGTCCCGCCAAATAGAAGCAACCCACTTAGAATCATCCCTCACAATACCCCACCTATCCACAACCATCCTCGAACTGGACTAAATTATAATTTTGACTATCTGACTGGTCATATTTGTATAAAAGATGACTATTCAAATGGTCAGTATCTTATTGAAAATGACTTCTTAAGTTGTCATTCCCCAACTAAAATTATCAAAAGAATATAATCCATATAACATATTTCATCAAATTCCTGTATTAACGTATCATTTATAGTAAATATTAAGCTGACTTCAAATTGAACAACAAAGCACATACTGACATTTTTTTGTTAGATAGTGCTAAGTTGTTCCTCGTTAATGACACTTAATTAGCTCTATGAAAGGGATAGAAGGATGTTTTGGAAGCGAAAAGGGCAAAAAATTGCGGGAAATATGGAAAAATCAAAAAAAATGGTAAAAACGGTGAAAAAACAGAATTTGCAAAGAAGAACATGTGTTTATGTGGTGGCAAATATTTAGAGTATTAAAATGATAGTATTGCATGCGCAGGATAGATGGGGAATGCTTCTGTGGAAGAAACAGACAAAACTTGACAGATAGGGTAGCGGATTTTGAGATAGAAGCAGAAAGAAAATTAGAGTAAGGAGATTGCCATGGTGCATGAATACAAGCGTAGAGTATTTGGCTATGAATGCGATATTTATGGTCATTTGAATAATGCAAATTATCTGCATTTATATGAAGAGGCGAGGTCGATATTTCTGGAGGATGTTGATCTGCCGATCCGTAAACTGCAGGAACGGGGAATAGCGATCTATATAACAAAAGTAGAGTTAGAATTTATAAAGGGTATTCAATTGGAATCAGAAGTATTGGTTAAAAGCTGGGTAGTTTCAGGGAGCAGATTACGAGGTTTATGGCAGCAGGAAATGTATGTGGATGATGAATTATGCAGCCGCATTACAATCGAGGGAGTGTATGCTAATAATGGCAAACCTCGCAGGCTACCACGTGATATTTTTGAGATTTTTGAGCGGAGTATTGAGAAGTAGGGATTAGAAGTTAATATTTTAATAGATAGTTATTTAGTATATGTAAGTAAAAAGTTGCTGATAAAAACACAGAGTTGATTTTCATTAAGGCAATTAAAGAAATCGTTTTCATTGATCTCTTTTACTTTATTGCATAAAATAAGACCGAACAATGTGAAGAACTGGCAATAGTGATATTTATCGTTATTTTTAAGTTTGAAGCTGTTTTTTGCAGCGGATAATAAATGAGTTTTCAATAAGTTATATAAGCCCTGACCTGATTTGGAATAATAGAAAATCTTGGACTTTTCATAAGCAGGAATAATCTTCAATATTTCAGGTTTTAGAGGCTGTTCATTTTTCCAGGTTTTAAAATATCTGGCTGAAAAGTTAGCTTTATGCAGATAGAACCAGTATTCAAAACAGGGTTGAGATTCAATAATGTGGACATTTTCGTATTTTTGAGCAAATTGCATAAAATTCTGATATTTTGTCTTTTCTGCACCATCAAGTTTTGTATCCATATCAACCAAGCAGAAAATGTAGTCATAGATGTCTTGGGAGAGGAGATTTTGGAGTTTGTTTTTCATACCAACAAGATTTCTTCCTTCTTTAGGAAAAATATCGAAATTAATTCTTTCAGCGGATTTTAATTGCCGCAAATACCAGCCTTCAGTATCTCCTTCCGATATAATAGCAAGAGAGAGTGATAAAGGGCGAAGTTTATTCATTATCTTCTACAGGTAAAATTGCTGAACCGAGTACCGGTTTAGCGGAGAATTTACCAACTTTATAGGCACGATAGAAATTGAGTTCTTTTCTGATATCGAAATCTTTGAGTGAATACAATTCAGTAGAACCATCATCACGTTTATTGGTGAACCAGATAACGTCTTTACGGATATCTTCCTGATCTTCCAGAAAAGGCAGGTAGTGAGAAGTGAAGATAAGCTGAGAATTCTTTGTATTAAGCATAAAAGAATCAACGAAGAATTGGAATAACTCAGGGTGTAGAGAAGACTCTAATTCATCAATTATGAGAATCCCACTATACTTTTGAAAGTAACTGAGAATGACTGCATAGTTAAAATAAGTGTTGGTACCAGCAGATTCCAGATTCTCATTAAGTGGATATTCCTTATCTCCATCTTTTGTTTTTATCAGATGATTAAAAGTAATTTCTTTTTGTTCGAGCATTTTCTTGATCAAGTCTTCATTATCAGTTTTCATTTGATTGATAATTTCTTCTGGTATCTCCATTTTATCAACACTATAATCGGAGATATTATAATCTGCTCTTTTTAGATATTCAATAACATTAGACTTTAATTCTGGGTTCTCTTGAAGTATAATAAATGCAATATCTCTTAATCTCTCTTTTGATGAGTAGA from Candidatus Stygibacter australis includes the following:
- a CDS encoding S9 family peptidase, encoding MKYRNTLIIIMLSAVLWLIAAPDPPIANMVYHENVVHGDTLVDEYCWLKDKSRTDPEVLEYLQMENDYTQAMMSSTRGLQDTLYNEFRSRIPDEDSSIPYKLGNYWYYSREEPGKQYSLYCRKYNEMTAEEEVYFDQNLLAVNKEYLAVSGMKISTDENMLAYLADYTGAEVYNLYIKNIQSGDLLADSLANVDDICWANDNETLFYCTSDESGRTDKVWWHRLGTEFNTDELIYEEPDSSFYCYVYKSKSREYIIVGTSSKTSSEIRILKAENPWGELQLVEPRRPDIEYYLTHHEDEFFISTNEDAKNFKLMRVNENTPQRKYWQEFIPHRDNVTFNISIFRTHLILFETENYQNRIRVIGLDNDEDYLIMPPDETAILYSGFMPEYNSTSFRYLVESMQSPWRSYEYDLITRDQILLKKQQVNGYQDGIYVSERLYATAADGEQIPISIVYNKDTFSRDCKHPMFLTAYGAYGDNSNPYFSTTKLSLLDRGYSWAIAHVRGGGEMGRRWYEAGRMEHKKNSFTDFIACTEYLIAENYTSSEQLAIEGASAGGLLIGAVMNMRPDLYEVVIGDVPFVDMMNTMLDPTLSATVSEYEEWGNPNIRSEFEYMLSYCPYYNVKAQDYPNILLLGGFYDPRVNYWEPAKLCAKLRRMKTDDNLLLLKINDAGHGGSSGRYDYLKEIAFEFAFIIDRLSAN
- the pulA gene encoding type I pullulanase, producing the protein MQHPVVAYIDDFELISVTISQTDEKMTFDPESFLLQNENNQKINIILADIEPRELHVTGEFYNWKILPEGRMHWDSKSHYYYCELPLDLVKDKAFKFIENRFIWYPHGENLRINDNSGSFYQKGCMTCGDKVRFILKNNMFGFQSFKVFLKTEQQLMPDQTYYLSYQGKNRIKLLNRDIFNQPGFYYNKTDLGFNWTSQRTIFKIWSPVADEMKVLLFKDANQQKPFQIESMQRAQKGVWQAELQGDFQNCYYLYEIRIDSNTYRQIDPYSRALSINSTHSMIFNTQNTYPKGWDEQDNFTLNSPVDAIIYELHVRDFSISPAWQGPENTRGKFLGLTWSGTIDKPDKTITIGLDHLNELGVNVIQLLPVFDFDTVDETGNDPQKLRNWGYDPNSYNVPEGSYAIEPDTIQRLVEFRQMIMALHNNGFKVVMDVVYNHTANVGAPFSVFDTFMPEYFYRMDNAGHYTNGSGCGNEIASEKPMVRKYIIDSLRYWLTEFKIDGFRFDLMGLMDLPTMKQIVKELKKLKPDVLLYGEPWAGGASPLENPAIKGTQKNQGFAVFNDHFRDSVRGDTDGTARGWVMGEFQLKPQMINAIMGSIDDITASPTETINYVSAHDNYTWFDKIIRTLPDLSINDQIKTARLGLAVTLTSQGIPFLHAGSEFLRTKRVPGASEDDIRNSYKANDEVNQIDWECKITYYDFYDYIKSLIALRKKYSALRLRTAFQIKKRISIVKKGVPKNLIAIYISGLNKDTDLMIIHNPTLKSVDLKLPEGIWRIIFDDNYKSRQIEATHLESSLTIPHLSTTILELD
- a CDS encoding thioesterase family protein yields the protein MVHEYKRRVFGYECDIYGHLNNANYLHLYEEARSIFLEDVDLPIRKLQERGIAIYITKVELEFIKGIQLESEVLVKSWVVSGSRLRGLWQQEMYVDDELCSRITIEGVYANNGKPRRLPRDIFEIFERSIEK
- a CDS encoding RloB family protein; the encoded protein is MNKLRPLSLSLAIISEGDTEGWYLRQLKSAERINFDIFPKEGRNLVGMKNKLQNLLSQDIYDYIFCLVDMDTKLDGAEKTKYQNFMQFAQKYENVHIIESQPCFEYWFYLHKANFSARYFKTWKNEQPLKPEILKIIPAYEKSKIFYYSKSGQGLYNLLKTHLLSAAKNSFKLKNNDKYHYCQFFTLFGLILCNKVKEINENDFFNCLNENQLCVFISNFLLTYTK
- a CDS encoding ATP-binding protein: MILSFSVTNYLSFKEKETISFIANSDKNQENFYIETLGKYKILKMAGIFGANASGKTNLLISMKHLRDIVITDEQKKEDKIYRSAFAFDHTSRNNASVFEISFYHEMRFDYKIIFNDTQILREELYHYNPNKAEVYTRIVNKNGVSKLDFGSKIKISGKIKSALQSYLIKNRSLLATVGKVELDEQTLLLSRKWFFSHLKPIYSSKERLRDIAFIILQENPELKSNVIEYLKRADYNISDYSVDKMEIPEEIINQMKTDNEDLIKKMLEQKEITFNHLIKTKDGDKEYPLNENLESAGTNTYFNYAVILSYFQKYSGILIIDELESSLHPELFQFFVDSFMLNTKNSQLIFTSHYLPFLEDQEDIRKDVIWFTNKRDDGSTELYSLKDFDIRKELNFYRAYKVGKFSAKPVLGSAILPVEDNE